CGTCTTCCAGGCCGTCTCGCTGCACGACGAGGTCAGCGCCGAGGATGCCGAGGACTTCACGGTCTCGGTCGTCGCCGCGTCCGGGGGGCCGGACCTGAGCGGGGTGCCCGAGGACGGGAACAACCTGGCGCTGCGTGCGGCCCGACTCCTGGCCGAGCGCACCGGGATCTGTGACGGTGTCCGGCTGCGGATCCGTAAGGCGATTCCGGTGGCGGCCGGGATGGCCGGTGGCAGCGCGGACGCCGCGGCCGCGTTGGTGGCCTGCGACGCGCTGTGGCAGACCCACCTGCGGCGGGAGGAGCTCACCGGGTTGGCCGCGCAGTTGGGCGCCGACGTGCCGTTCGCCTTGCTGGGCAACACCGCCGTCGGGGTCGGGCGCGGCGACGTGCTCTCCCCGGTGCTCGGCCGCGGCCAGTTCCACTGGGTGTTCGCGCTGGCCGACCACGGGCTGTCGACCCCGGCCGTCTACGCGGAGTGCGATCGCCTGCGCGAGGTCGACCCGGACTGGACGAAGGACTTGCGGGAGGAGGTCGACCCCGGACTGCTGGCGGCGCTGCGGTCCGGCGACGCGCCCGCGCTCGGTGCGGCGTTGTACAACGACTTGACCGCGGCGGCGTTGTCGCTGAGCCCGCGCCTGGCCGACACGTTGGCGCTGGGCCCGGAGCAGGGCGCGTTGGGCTCGATCGTGTGCGGCAGCGGGCCGACGTGCGCGTTCCTGGTCTCCTCGGCCGCGGCCGCCCTGGACCTGGCGGTGGCATTGACCGCGATGGGGCTGTGCCGGGACGTGAAACGCGCGGTGGGACCGGTCGGCGGCGCCCGATTGCTCGGCGGCATCGCTGCATGAGCGAGCTTGCGAGCGAACAAATGTCACAGTGTCAGCCGACCCCGAACGCGCGCGAACGAACGCAGGCACGCCGGTGAGCAACCTGGTCAACCTGGTCAACTTGGAGTCGGTCGGGAAGTCCTACGGGCCGACGATGCTGCTCGACGCGGTCTCGGCCGGGATCGCCGTCGGCGACCGCATCGGGGTCGTCGGGCGCAATGGCGCGGGCAAGTCGACGCTGCTGCGGCTGATTGCCCGCGTCGAGGCGCCGGACTCGGGCCGGGTTACCCACGTCAGCGGGCTGCGGGCCGCGGTGCTCACCCAGCGCGACGAGCTGGACCCGACGCTGACCATCCGGCAGGCCGTCGTCGGCGACCGGGCGGAGCACGACTGGGCCGGTGAAGCCGCGGTGCGCGACGTGTTCACCGGATTGCTCGGGGGCGTCGACGTCCCGGGCTTCACCGACGGCCTGGACACGGTCGTGGGCACGTGCTCGGGCGGCGAGCGCCGCCGGGTCGCGTTGGCCCGCGAGCTCATCCGGCCGCTGGACCTGCTGTTGCTCGACGAGCCGACCAACCACCTCGACGTCGAGGGCATCTCCTGGCTCGCCGCACATCTGACGAAGCGTCAGGGCGCACTGCTGGTCGTCACCCACGACCGCTGGTTCCTCGACGAGGTGTGCACCCGCACCTGGGAGGTCGTCGACGAAGAGGTGCAGGCCTACGACGGCGGTTACGCCGCCTACGTGCTGGCCAAGTCCGAACGCGCCCGGGTGGCCGCGGCCACCGAGGCCCGACGGGCCAACCTGATGCGCAAGGAGCTGGCCTGGCTGCGGCGCGGCCCGCCGGCGCGGACCAGCAAACCGCGCTTCCGGATCGACGCGGCCAACGCGCTGATCGCCGACGAACCGCCGGCTCGCGACACGTTGGAGCTGGCGAAGTTCGCCGTCGCCCGGCTGGGCCGGACCGTCTACGAGCTGGAGAACGTCACGCTGTCGGCCGGCCCCAAGCGGCTGCTCGACAACGTCACCTGGGCGGTCGGCCCGGGGGAGCGGATCGGCGTGGTCGGGATCAACGGCAGCGGCAAGACCTCGCTGCTTCGGCTGCTGATCGACGAGCTGGCGGCGGAGTCCGGCAAGGTCGTGCGCGGCGCGACGGTGCGGGTGGCCTACCTCTCGCAGGAGGTGGTCGAGCTCGACCCGACCGACCGGGTGCTGGCCTCGGTCGAACGGATCGCCCGCTCGATCACCGTCGGCAAGGACGAGCGCAGCGCCTCGGACCTGCTGGAGCGCTTCGGGTTCACCGGCGACCGGCAGTGGGCGCCGATCGGCGACCTGTCCGGCGGCGAACGCCGGCGGCTGCAGGTGCTGCGGCTGCTGATGACCGGACCGAACGTGCTGCTGCTCGACGAGCCGACCAACGACCTCGACATCGAGACGTTGACCGTGCTCGAGGACGTCCTGGACGGCTGGGCCGGCTCGTTGTTGGTGGTCAGCCACGACCGGTACTTCCTGGAGCGGACCACCGACACGATCGTGGCGCTGCTCGGCGACGGGCGGCTGCGGATGCTGCCCAACGGGGTCGACGAGTACCTCCAGCGCCGGGCCGCGCTTGAGCAGACCGAAGTCAAGCGGGCGGCCCCGCCGCCGAAGGAGAAGACCCCGGCGGCCGATTCCCGGACCGCCCGCAAGGACTTGCTGCGCATCGAACGTCAGCTGGAGAAACTCGCGCGCCAGGAGGACAAGCTCCACCTCGCGATGACCGAGCACGCCTCCGACCACGTCAAGGTCACCGCCCTCGACGCCGACCTGCGCGCCCTGCTGGCCGAGCGGGCGCAACTCGAGGAGGAGTGGCTCACCGCCGCCGAGGCCGCCGAGGGCTGACCCGCCCCGCCCCGCAGAACACCCCACTTCTGCTGCCTGTCCCACCTATGCCAGGCCCGGAATAGGTGGGACAGGCAGCAGAAGTCGCGGATGTTGGGGGCCGGGGCGCTCAGGTCGGGTTGTCGAAGGGCGCGACGAGGTCGCGCAGGGTGCCGGCCAGGGCCTCACGCTGGCGGGCCGGCAGCCCGGCCAGCAGGTCCTGCTCGTGGCGCAGCAGGTCGGTCAGGGCCTCGTCGACGGTCTTGCGCCCCTCGACGGTGAGCACGACCAGCACACCGCGTCGGTCGTGCGGGTCGGCCTCACGCCGGACCAGGCCGCGCTCGGCCAGGCGGTCGATGCGGTTGGTCATCGTCCCGGAGGTGACCAGGGTCTGGTTGATCAGCGCCCCCGGCGACATCCGGTAGGGCGGGCCGGTACGGCGCAGCGCGGAGAGCACGTCGAACTCCCACTGCGCCAGGCCGTGGGCGGCGAACGCGGTTCGGCGGGCGCGGTCGAGGTGGCGGGCGAGCCGGCTGACCCGGCTGAGCACCTCCAGCGGGCCGACATCCAGGTCCGGTCGCTCGCGGCGCCAGGCGGCGACCAGCCGATCGACCTCGTCCTCCATCGATCAACCATATCTTGACGTCGAGACAACGCCCTGGTCGCGACGGCAATCCGTGGGGCCGTCCGGGCGCGAATCCTGCGGCGCCCGGCACCGCTGGTCGGTGGTCCGGAACGCGATCCGGAACTTTCAGCCCGAGGGATACCGTGGTCACCGATCTGCGTACGGCGGTAGCCACCCGGCGTTCACCGAACGCGGTCGTGGCGGTCACGGTCGGGCTGGTCTACTTGTCGGCGGGCGTGGTCGCGCTCGCCGTGCGGGTCGGGCGGGCGATGGCGACGGCCGGCCCGGCCTCCGACGTGGGACTGCTCACGTTGTCGGTGCAGCTCGCGTTCAGCTGGGTACTTTTCCTGGCACCGGCGGCCGGGTGGGCGAAACTCAGCAATACCGTTGTTGGCGCGTCATACCTGCTCGTGGGCTTAGCCTTGGAGTCGCTGCCGGACGTGGGTCCTGGACTGCTCACCTTGAATCACCCGGAGAATGTGGTCCACCTGGCCACTGCCGCTCTCCTCTTCGGGTTCGGTCGTACCCAGGACTGACCCGTACTGCGCACCACCCGCCGCTCGCCGCTCCAGGGCAGGAGACCTACACCACTGATGACGACGACTGTCGCTCCCGCCGAGTCCGCGCCGGTGATGAGCGCCACCATGGGTGGCGAAAGCAAGGGCTGGCTCGAGCAGGCCACGTTGGCCCTGTTCATCCTGGTCCCGTTGCTTGCAGTGGCGGCCGCAGTACCCGTCATGTGGGGGTGGGGCCTGTCCTGGCGCGACGTGGTGATCGCCGGGGTCTGGTACCTGGTCACCGGGTTCGGCATCACGGTCGGCTACCACCGGTACTTCACCCACGCATCGTTCCGGGCCAAGCGCCCGCTGCGGATCGCGCTGGGGATCATGGGCAGTCTGGCCGTCGAGGGCCCGTTGGTGCGCTGGGTGTCCGACCACCGCAAGCACCACCAGCACTCGGACAAGGCCGAAGACCCGCACTCGCCGTGGGCCTACGGGGGCGGCCTGGTCGGCTTGACCCGCGGCCTCTACCACGCGCACGTCGGGTGGTTGTTCGACGAGGAGCAGACCCCGCAGCAGAAATACGCCCCGGACCTGCTGGCCGACCCCGACATCGTCAAGGTCTCCCGGCACTTCCCGACCTGGGTCGCGGTGTCGACGCTGGTACCGCCGCTGATCGGCGGCCTGTGGTCGTGGTCCTGGCAAGGGGCCCTGTCGGCGTTCTTCTGGGCCTCGTTGATCCGCATCGCGGTGCTGCACCACGTGACCTGGTCGATCAACTCGATCTGCCACGTGGTCGGCCGACGCCCGTTCCGCAGTCGCGACAAGTCCGGGAACGTGTGGTGGCTCTCGCTGCTCTCCTTCGGTGAGTCCTGGCACAACCTGCACCACGCCGAGCCCACCTCGGCCCGGCACGGGGTCCTGCGCGGCCAGATCGACACCAGCGCCAGACTCATCTGGATCTTCGAGAAGTTCGGCTGGGCCAGTCACGTCCGGTGGCCGGACCCGGCACGTCTCGCGGCGCGCCGGATCGGCGCTTCGGACGGCTGATGTCCGAGGCCCCGAGCACCGGCGGCCGGGTACGGATGACCGGCAAGGAACGGCGCGAACAACTTCTCGACGTCGGCCGGCGCCTGTTCGCCGAGCGCGGCTTCGAGGGCACGTCGGTGGAGGAGATCGCCGCGAAGGCCGGCGTGTCCAAGCCGGTGGTCTACGAGCACTTCGGCGGCAAGGAAGGCCTCTACGCGGTCGTCGTCGACAGGGAGATGCGGTTCCTGCAGGACCGCCTGACCAGCGCGTTGGCCCACGGCCAGGGCCGGGAACTGCTCGAGCAGGCGGCGCTGGCGTTGCTGGAGTACATCGAGACCTCGCCCGACGGCTTCCGGATCCTGGTCCGCGACTCCCCGGTGGCGCAGTCCACAGGCACGTTCGCCAGCCTGATCTCGGACGTGGCCAGCCAGGTCGAGCACATCCTGATCGCCCAGTTCGCCGAGCGCGGCTTCAACGCAAAGCTTGCGCCGATGTACGCGCAGATGCTCGTCGGAATGGTCGCGCTGACCGGGCAGTGGTGGCTCGACGTCCGTAAGCCCAAACGCGCCGAGGTGGCCGCGCACCTGGTGAATCTGGCCTGGAACGGGCTGGCCGGGCTGGAGGACAAGCCCACGTTGAGCGGCGACCCGCGGACCGCCTCAGCCAAGTGAACGGGGAGCCGCGGGCCTTGTGGTTGGCTCCGCGTATGCCCTCCCGTCCGCGTTCGGCCGCTGTCACGGTCACCGTCGCCCTGTGCCTCGGCCTGTCCGCCTGCGGCAGCTCCGGCGGCAAGTCCGTCGTCGCCCCGCCGCCGAGCCCGACGGCCCAACCCGCCTCGGCGACCCCGGCGACGAGTGAGTCCGCGTCACCGGGCTCGGATTCCGCGAGGAAGCTCACCGCCGCCGGGGTGCTCCTCGCCGCCGACGTGCCCGGCTTCACCGGGGAGTCCCAGCCCCCACAGAGCAGCGCCGAGAACGCCACCGAGGACGCCCTGTACAAGTGCCTCGGCCTGTCGAGCCCGAAGTTCCTCGATCGCAATCCGGGCACCGAGTTCTCCACGGACAACCCGGACACCGACATCGACACCAACGCTGACCTGGTGGACTCCGCAGCCGCGGCCCACGACCTCGCACGCGCCGCGACGGGGCAGTCCGGGCCCGGTTGCTACCAGACCTACTTCCAGAGCCGGTACACCGCCGAGGGCGACAAGATCGCCGGACTGACGGTGACCCCGGTGACCGTCTCGGTCCCGGGCAGCGACTCCGTGTTCGCCCTCCACGTGGTCGGCGCCACCACCGGCGACGACGACTCCGGCCCGTTCGACACCTATGTGATCACCGCCGCCCACGGGCAGGCGGAGGTCACGATCAACTACACGGTCAACGGCTCCGCGAAGGCGTCCTCGGACGACGCGGCTCGTCTCGCCGAGGTCGTCGTCAACCGGGTCAAGGCGGCCGCCGCCGCATGAACGAGCGCAGCGAGCGAATCAATGTCACAGTGTCCGCCACCCCTGGACCACCACCGGCGAACGAAGGTGCGCCGGCAAGCGAGCGCAGCGAGCGAATCAATGTCACAGTGTCCGCCACCCCTGGACCACCACCGGCGAACGAAGGTGCGCCGGCAAGCGAGCGCAGCGAGCGAATCAATGTCACAGTGTCCGCCGTCTCCGACTCGCGGTCGGAATCGATGGTGCGCCGCTGAGCAGTCCGTCCGATGGATGGATCGGCGGTCAACGCGCGCGGCGGACCAAGTAACGTCAGCCGTGCGACGTTCCCGGGTCGTCTAAGGGCAGGACAATGGGTTTTGGTCCCATCTATAGGGGTTCGAATCCTCTCCCGGGAGCTACGAGGGTCGGAAGGGCGATTCCGGGGTGACCGAGCGCAGCGAGCAGGTTTCGGTGGTCGTGCTGGCCGCCGGCGAGGGCACCCGGATGCGGTCGGCAACTCCCAAGGTGCTGCACCGGATCGGCGGCCGCTCGCTGTTGGGTCACGCGCTGGCGGCGGTCGACGGGTTGGGCCCGGGCCGGGTGGTCGTGGTCATCGGTCACGGCCGCGACGCGGTCCGGGAGCACCTGGCCGCGATCGCCCCGGCGGCGTTCGCGGTCGTCCAGGAGCAGCGCAACGGCACCGGCCACGCGGTCCGGGTGGCCTGCGAAGAGGTACCGCCGGACCCGGCCGCGATCGTTCTGGTCGTCTGCGGCGACACGCCGTTGTTGCGTACCCAGACGTTGGCGACGTTGCTCGCCGAGCATGAGCGGGAACGCGCGGCGGTGAGCGTGCTCACCGCCGCTGTGGCCGACCCGACCGGCTACGGGCGCATCGTCCGCGACTCCTCCGGCAGGGTGACGCAGATCGTCGAGCACCGCGAGGCCACCGCGCAGCAGTTGGCGATCGATGAGGTGAACTCCGGCGTCTACGCGTTCCACGCCGGGTTCCTGACGCAGGCGCTGGGCCGGCTGTCCACCGCCAACAGCCAGGGCGAGCAGTACCTGACCGATGTGGTGGGCCTGGCCCGGGCGGCGGGGGAGACGGTGCTCGGCGTCCGGGCGCACGACGCCCGCGAGATCCTCGGCGTCAACGACCGGGTGCAACTGGCCGCGTTGGGCGCCGAGCTGAACCGCCGCGTCGTCGAGGACTGGATGCGCGCCGGGGTGACGGTGATCGACCCGGCCAGCACCTGGATCGACGTCGGCGTGCACCTGGAGCCGGACGCGGTCGTGTGCCCGAACACCCAGCTGCACGGGGCCACCCGGGTGGCGGCCGGCGCGGTGATCGGCCCCGGCACGACGCTCACCGACTGCCTCGTCGGCCCGGGCGCCGAGGTTCTGTCCAGCTACGCCACGCAGGCCGAGATCGGTGCCGGTGCGCACGTCGGGCCGTTCAGCTTCCTGCGGCCCGGGACCCGGCTCGGGCCGGACGCGAAGGCCGGGGCGTTCGTGGAGATCAAGAACTCCATCGTGGGCGCAGGTTCGAAGGTGCCCCACCTGTCCTACGTCGGCGACGCCGAGATCGGCGTCGGCGTCAACATCGGCGCGGCCACTGTCTTCGTCAACTACGACGGCGTCGCCAAGCACCGGACCACCGTCGGCGACCACGTCCGAGTGGGAAGTGACACCATGTTGGTGGCGCCGCTGACTCTGGGCGCCGGTTCGTACACGGCCGCGGGATCGGTGATCACGCAGGACGTGCCCCCCGGAGCGCTGGCCGTGGGCCGGGGCACCCAGCGCAACATCGAGGGCTGGGTGGAACGAAAGCGGCCCGGGAGCGCGGCGGCGACCGCTGCAGCGGCCGCCGAGAAATCTACGACGGATGATCTGGAGCGCGCTGAATGACGGGCATCACCACCACCGGTGAGCGCAAGCTGCTCGTGATTGGCGGGCGCGCCTACCCGGAACTGGCTGCCGAGATCGCCGAGAACCTCGGGATCGAACTGACCCCGACCACGGCGCACGACTTCGCCAACGGCGAGATCTACGTGCGCTTCCAGGAGTCGGTCCGCGGCGCGGACACTTTCGTGATCCAGTCGCACGCCCAGCCGATCAACCAGTGGATCATGGAGCAGTTGCTCATGGTCGACGCGTTGAAGCGGGCGTCGGCCAAACGAATCACCGTGGTGATCCCGTTCTACGGCTACTCGCGGCAGGACAAGAAGCACAAGGGCCGCGAGCCGATCTCCGCGCGGCTGCTCGCCGACCTGTTCAAGACCGCCGGTGCCGACCGACTGATCTCGGTCGACCTGCACACCGCGCAGATCCAGGGCTTCTTCTCCGGCCCGGTCGACCACCTGTTCGCGCTGCCGCTGCTGGCCCGCTACGTCGGCAACCGGGTCGACCGCGAGCGCCTGACGGTGGTCTCCCCGGACGCCGGCCGGGTCCGGGTGGCCGACATGTGGACCGACCGGCTGGGCTGCCCGCTGGCGATCGTGCACAAGCGACGCGATCCGAACGTCGCGAACCAGGTCACGGTCCACGAGGTGGTCGGCGAGGTCGAGGGCCGCACCTGCGTGCTCGTCGACGACATGATCGACACCGCCGGGACCATCACCGCGGCCGCCGACGTCCTTTTCGCGCAGGGCGCGGCCGATGTGATCGTGGCCGCCACGCACCCGATCCTGTCCGGCCCCGCGGTCGATCGGCTCAAGAACTCCCGCATCTCCGAGGTCGTCGTGACGAACACGCTGCCGATCGAGGACGAGCGCCGGTTCGACAAGCTGACGGTGCTCTCGATCGCGCCGCTGATCGCGCGCGCGATCCGTGAGGTGTTCGACGACGGCTCAGTTACCAGCCTGTTCGAAGGGCACGGCTGAGACTCAGGTAGGCTTCCGGGGTTGCCCGGCGAGGTTGGCTCTGCGCCTGCGTTATCGACGGTGCGCGTCGGCCCGCCGTTGCGCCCGCTGCCGAGCAGCGCTCGTACTTAGTCGACCCGCAATCGTAAGCAGCTAAAGGAGTTCCGCCGTGTCCGAGGTACCCATCAGTGCCGAGACCCGCTCCGAGTTCGGCAAGGGTGCCGCCCGCAGGATCCGCCGCGACCATCGCGTTCCCGCGGTGCTGTACGGGCACGGCAACGCCCCGCGGCACATCTCGCTGCCCGGCCACGAGCTCATGCAGGCGCTCAAGACGGCCAACGTGCTGCTGAGCATCACGTTGGAGGGCAAGGCCGAACTGGCCATCCCGAAGGACATCCAGCGCGACCCGATCAAGGGCTTCCTCGAGCACGTCGACCTGCTGGTCGTGCGTCTCGGCGAGAAGGTCAAGGTCGAGGTCGCCCTGCACGTCGTCGGCACCGCG
The genomic region above belongs to Sporichthyaceae bacterium and contains:
- a CDS encoding TetR/AcrR family transcriptional regulator, encoding MSEAPSTGGRVRMTGKERREQLLDVGRRLFAERGFEGTSVEEIAAKAGVSKPVVYEHFGGKEGLYAVVVDREMRFLQDRLTSALAHGQGRELLEQAALALLEYIETSPDGFRILVRDSPVAQSTGTFASLISDVASQVEHILIAQFAERGFNAKLAPMYAQMLVGMVALTGQWWLDVRKPKRAEVAAHLVNLAWNGLAGLEDKPTLSGDPRTASAK
- a CDS encoding 4-(cytidine 5'-diphospho)-2-C-methyl-D-erythritol kinase; amino-acid sequence: MSVITVRAPAKVNLQLSVGPPRPDGYHDLLNVFQAVSLHDEVSAEDAEDFTVSVVAASGGPDLSGVPEDGNNLALRAARLLAERTGICDGVRLRIRKAIPVAAGMAGGSADAAAALVACDALWQTHLRREELTGLAAQLGADVPFALLGNTAVGVGRGDVLSPVLGRGQFHWVFALADHGLSTPAVYAECDRLREVDPDWTKDLREEVDPGLLAALRSGDAPALGAALYNDLTAAALSLSPRLADTLALGPEQGALGSIVCGSGPTCAFLVSSAAAALDLAVALTAMGLCRDVKRAVGPVGGARLLGGIAA
- a CDS encoding MarR family transcriptional regulator; this translates as MEDEVDRLVAAWRRERPDLDVGPLEVLSRVSRLARHLDRARRTAFAAHGLAQWEFDVLSALRRTGPPYRMSPGALINQTLVTSGTMTNRIDRLAERGLVRREADPHDRRGVLVVLTVEGRKTVDEALTDLLRHEQDLLAGLPARQREALAGTLRDLVAPFDNPT
- the glmU gene encoding bifunctional UDP-N-acetylglucosamine diphosphorylase/glucosamine-1-phosphate N-acetyltransferase GlmU, with the protein product MTERSEQVSVVVLAAGEGTRMRSATPKVLHRIGGRSLLGHALAAVDGLGPGRVVVVIGHGRDAVREHLAAIAPAAFAVVQEQRNGTGHAVRVACEEVPPDPAAIVLVVCGDTPLLRTQTLATLLAEHERERAAVSVLTAAVADPTGYGRIVRDSSGRVTQIVEHREATAQQLAIDEVNSGVYAFHAGFLTQALGRLSTANSQGEQYLTDVVGLARAAGETVLGVRAHDAREILGVNDRVQLAALGAELNRRVVEDWMRAGVTVIDPASTWIDVGVHLEPDAVVCPNTQLHGATRVAAGAVIGPGTTLTDCLVGPGAEVLSSYATQAEIGAGAHVGPFSFLRPGTRLGPDAKAGAFVEIKNSIVGAGSKVPHLSYVGDAEIGVGVNIGAATVFVNYDGVAKHRTTVGDHVRVGSDTMLVAPLTLGAGSYTAAGSVITQDVPPGALAVGRGTQRNIEGWVERKRPGSAAATAAAAAEKSTTDDLERAE
- a CDS encoding ribose-phosphate diphosphokinase: MTGITTTGERKLLVIGGRAYPELAAEIAENLGIELTPTTAHDFANGEIYVRFQESVRGADTFVIQSHAQPINQWIMEQLLMVDALKRASAKRITVVIPFYGYSRQDKKHKGREPISARLLADLFKTAGADRLISVDLHTAQIQGFFSGPVDHLFALPLLARYVGNRVDRERLTVVSPDAGRVRVADMWTDRLGCPLAIVHKRRDPNVANQVTVHEVVGEVEGRTCVLVDDMIDTAGTITAAADVLFAQGAADVIVAATHPILSGPAVDRLKNSRISEVVVTNTLPIEDERRFDKLTVLSIAPLIARAIREVFDDGSVTSLFEGHG
- a CDS encoding acyl-CoA desaturase, producing the protein MTTTVAPAESAPVMSATMGGESKGWLEQATLALFILVPLLAVAAAVPVMWGWGLSWRDVVIAGVWYLVTGFGITVGYHRYFTHASFRAKRPLRIALGIMGSLAVEGPLVRWVSDHRKHHQHSDKAEDPHSPWAYGGGLVGLTRGLYHAHVGWLFDEEQTPQQKYAPDLLADPDIVKVSRHFPTWVAVSTLVPPLIGGLWSWSWQGALSAFFWASLIRIAVLHHVTWSINSICHVVGRRPFRSRDKSGNVWWLSLLSFGESWHNLHHAEPTSARHGVLRGQIDTSARLIWIFEKFGWASHVRWPDPARLAARRIGASDG
- a CDS encoding ABC-F family ATP-binding cassette domain-containing protein — protein: MSNLVNLVNLESVGKSYGPTMLLDAVSAGIAVGDRIGVVGRNGAGKSTLLRLIARVEAPDSGRVTHVSGLRAAVLTQRDELDPTLTIRQAVVGDRAEHDWAGEAAVRDVFTGLLGGVDVPGFTDGLDTVVGTCSGGERRRVALARELIRPLDLLLLDEPTNHLDVEGISWLAAHLTKRQGALLVVTHDRWFLDEVCTRTWEVVDEEVQAYDGGYAAYVLAKSERARVAAATEARRANLMRKELAWLRRGPPARTSKPRFRIDAANALIADEPPARDTLELAKFAVARLGRTVYELENVTLSAGPKRLLDNVTWAVGPGERIGVVGINGSGKTSLLRLLIDELAAESGKVVRGATVRVAYLSQEVVELDPTDRVLASVERIARSITVGKDERSASDLLERFGFTGDRQWAPIGDLSGGERRRLQVLRLLMTGPNVLLLDEPTNDLDIETLTVLEDVLDGWAGSLLVVSHDRYFLERTTDTIVALLGDGRLRMLPNGVDEYLQRRAALEQTEVKRAAPPPKEKTPAADSRTARKDLLRIERQLEKLARQEDKLHLAMTEHASDHVKVTALDADLRALLAERAQLEEEWLTAAEAAEG
- a CDS encoding 50S ribosomal protein L25/general stress protein Ctc, which codes for MSEVPISAETRSEFGKGAARRIRRDHRVPAVLYGHGNAPRHISLPGHELMQALKTANVLLSITLEGKAELAIPKDIQRDPIKGFLEHVDLLVVRLGEKVKVEVALHVVGTAAPDSLVVTELNTLEVLTEATHIPTGFDVDISGRPIGSQILAKEVVLPAGVELITDPEHLVVNITAQRSEEQVDAELTAAEAEVGIERDEPEAEAAETAEAAATDEPAAE